The Roseicyclus marinus genome has a segment encoding these proteins:
- a CDS encoding NAD(P)H-dependent oxidoreductase produces MARALVLFAHPCPESFSAALHDCVVERLTRAGWDVDDCDLNREGFFPVLTEAERRGYHEVGANIAPVADYVERLRAADALVMVFPVWNFGYPAILKGFLDRVFLPGVSFRLEGGRVKPNLTHIRKLAAVTTYGGTRMRAMLVGDPPRKSVTRAVWHVCRPDKLRYLALYDMNRASDGARAAFLARVGREMETF; encoded by the coding sequence GTGGCCCGTGCATTGGTGTTGTTCGCGCATCCCTGCCCCGAGAGTTTTTCGGCGGCGCTGCATGACTGCGTGGTGGAGCGGCTGACGCGGGCGGGCTGGGACGTGGATGACTGCGATCTGAACCGGGAAGGGTTTTTCCCCGTCCTGACCGAAGCGGAGCGGCGCGGCTATCACGAGGTCGGCGCGAATATCGCGCCGGTGGCCGATTATGTCGAACGTCTGCGCGCAGCCGATGCCTTGGTCATGGTCTTTCCGGTGTGGAATTTCGGCTATCCTGCGATCCTGAAGGGATTTCTGGACAGGGTGTTCCTGCCCGGTGTTTCCTTTCGGCTGGAGGGGGGCCGCGTGAAACCGAACCTGACGCATATCCGCAAGCTGGCCGCCGTCACCACCTATGGCGGCACGCGGATGCGGGCGATGCTGGTGGGCGATCCGCCGCGCAAATCGGTGACGCGGGCGGTCTGGCATGTCTGCCGCCCCGACAAGCTGCGCTATCTGGCGCTGTATGACATGAACCGGGCGAGCGATGGCGCGCGGGCCGCGTTCCTGGCGCGCGTGGGCCGGGAGATGGAGACCTTCTGA
- a CDS encoding NAD(P)H-dependent oxidoreductase, whose amino-acid sequence MRALVIYCHPRRASFTEAVRDVVLARLAAAGAEIRLRDLYAEGFDPVLSPGEHAGYEAEPENRAPVESHVADLQWCDTLIFVYPTWWYGLPAMIKGWLDRVMLPGVAFLMPDAANANIRPGLTQVTRLGVFTTCGASWWLTRLIGAPGRRTLLRGVRLLCAKGCKTVFAAHYLMDSSTPESRKRHLDRVATKMDRFLGGSARMTEAAA is encoded by the coding sequence ATGCGGGCGCTGGTGATCTATTGCCACCCGAGACGGGCAAGCTTTACCGAAGCGGTCCGCGATGTCGTTCTGGCCCGGCTGGCTGCGGCAGGGGCGGAGATCCGGCTGCGGGATCTTTATGCCGAAGGGTTCGACCCGGTTCTGTCGCCGGGCGAACACGCGGGCTATGAAGCCGAGCCCGAGAACCGGGCCCCCGTCGAGAGCCATGTCGCCGATCTGCAATGGTGCGACACGCTGATCTTTGTCTATCCGACCTGGTGGTATGGCCTGCCCGCGATGATCAAGGGTTGGCTGGACCGCGTGATGCTGCCCGGCGTTGCCTTTCTGATGCCCGATGCGGCCAATGCCAACATCCGCCCCGGCCTGACGCAGGTGACGCGGCTGGGCGTGTTCACGACCTGTGGCGCAAGCTGGTGGCTGACGCGGCTCATCGGCGCGCCGGGGCGGCGGACCCTGCTGCGCGGTGTGCGGCTTTTGTGCGCGAAAGGGTGCAAGACCGTTTTCGCCGCGCATTACCTGATGGACAGTTCGACCCCCGAGAGCCGGAAGCGGCATCTGGATCGGGTCGCGACAAAGATGGATCGGTTCCTTGGGGGAAGCGCCAGGATGACGGAGGCCGCAGCATGA
- a CDS encoding isopenicillin N synthase family dioxygenase codes for MIPVLDFNRFSSGTDRDGFVADLGAAARGPGFFLLTGHGIDPALQAGVLAQADAFFGLPLAEKEKVSILKTPHYRGWAHDGLESLDETSGQKDRKESFNIGYDMDPVDPRVLAGEPFRGVNQWPELPGFRDTMLAYYDAALALGVRLCRAIALDLSLPEDHFDTMFHEPLAALRVLHYPPATGAAGEIGAGAHSDYGVVTLLLTDGEPGLQVQPRGGDWIDVPHVQGAYVVNIGDCLMRWTNDIYVSTPHRVLRPKRQRRSVAMFVEANPDVIVAALPGTGAPKYAPIRAADYLQSRLDATYTETVGG; via the coding sequence ATGATCCCCGTTCTGGATTTCAACCGCTTTTCGAGCGGGACGGACCGCGACGGGTTCGTTGCCGATCTGGGGGCGGCGGCGCGGGGGCCGGGGTTTTTCCTGCTCACGGGGCACGGGATCGATCCTGCCTTGCAGGCGGGCGTTCTGGCGCAGGCCGATGCCTTTTTCGGCCTGCCGCTGGCGGAGAAGGAGAAGGTCTCGATCCTGAAGACGCCGCATTATCGCGGTTGGGCGCATGACGGGCTGGAAAGCCTCGATGAGACGAGCGGCCAGAAGGATCGCAAGGAAAGCTTCAATATCGGCTATGACATGGACCCGGTCGATCCGCGCGTTCTGGCGGGCGAGCCGTTTCGCGGCGTGAACCAATGGCCCGAGCTGCCGGGGTTCCGCGACACGATGCTCGCCTATTACGATGCGGCGCTGGCGCTTGGGGTGCGGTTGTGCCGGGCCATCGCGCTGGACCTGTCGCTGCCCGAGGATCATTTCGACACGATGTTCCACGAACCGCTGGCCGCGCTGCGGGTGCTGCATTACCCGCCCGCAACCGGGGCTGCGGGCGAAATCGGGGCGGGCGCGCATTCGGATTACGGGGTGGTGACGCTGCTTTTGACCGACGGGGAACCGGGGCTGCAGGTGCAACCGCGCGGGGGGGACTGGATCGACGTGCCCCATGTGCAAGGCGCCTATGTGGTCAATATCGGCGATTGCCTTATGCGGTGGACCAACGACATCTATGTCTCGACACCGCATCGGGTGCTGCGGCCCAAGCGCCAACGCCGGTCGGTCGCGATGTTCGTCGAAGCGAACCCCGATGTGATCGTCGCGGCCCTGCCCGGAACGGGCGCGCCGAAATACGCGCCGATCCGCGCAGCCGATTACCTGCAATCGCGGCTCGATGCGACCTATACCGAGACAGTGGGCGGCTAG
- a CDS encoding beta-galactosidase: MKRTLGTCYYPEHWPEEIWAEDAARMADLGLTWVRIGEFAWSRLEPAHGDLRLDWLERAIDTLHRAGLKVVLGTPTATPPRWMLDRHPDMLAVDADGRPRGFGSRRHYCFSHDGYRAEALRITAILAKRFGPKVEAWQTDNEYGCHDTILSYSDAARHAFRDWLAQKYQSPEALNRAWGNVFWSMDYDSFDQIDLPNLTVTEPNPAHTLDFRRFSSDQVARFNAGQVAAIRAHSTAPISHNYMGRIVEFDHFTLGRQMEIATWDSYPLGFLEDRLEEPPEVKRHYARQGDPDFQAFHHDLYRAVAAQFPSGDLPRWWVMEQQPGPVNWAPHNPAPAPGMVRLWTWEAFAHGAECVSYFRWRQAPFGQEQYHAGLLRPDSVPAPGYHEAAEVARELATAPMVEMAQAPVALVFDYASAWAWAVQPQGQGCDYFRLVFEIYRGLRKLGLSIDILPPDTARLNGYRLVLVPAVVTLSEPLKRALAMTGAQVLIGPRSNAKTAALSIPLPLPPALPGLDVTVSRVETLRPDMPLPMAGAGHVTLWREELEGGAEVLDRDADGRPVTMRAGNLTYLGGWPDPAFLRHLVIRACDAAGVATLDLPPDIRVRQAGKTRFVFNHGPGPVTFDGVTLPPAGVLRQGPA, translated from the coding sequence CTGAAACGCACCCTTGGAACCTGTTACTATCCCGAACACTGGCCCGAGGAGATCTGGGCCGAAGATGCCGCCCGCATGGCCGATCTGGGCCTGACATGGGTCCGGATCGGGGAATTCGCCTGGTCGCGGCTCGAACCCGCCCATGGCGATCTGCGGCTCGACTGGCTGGAACGCGCCATCGACACGCTGCACCGCGCAGGGCTCAAGGTGGTCTTGGGCACGCCCACCGCCACGCCGCCGCGCTGGATGCTGGACCGCCACCCCGACATGCTGGCCGTCGACGCCGATGGCCGCCCGCGCGGCTTCGGGTCCCGGCGGCATTACTGCTTTTCCCACGACGGCTACCGGGCCGAGGCGCTGCGGATCACCGCGATCCTCGCCAAACGCTTCGGGCCCAAGGTCGAGGCCTGGCAGACCGACAACGAATACGGCTGCCACGATACGATCCTGAGCTATTCGGATGCCGCGCGTCACGCTTTCCGCGACTGGCTCGCGCAGAAATACCAATCGCCCGAGGCATTGAACCGCGCATGGGGCAATGTGTTCTGGTCGATGGACTATGACAGCTTCGACCAGATCGACCTGCCCAACCTGACCGTGACGGAACCGAACCCGGCCCATACGCTCGATTTCCGGCGCTTTTCCTCGGACCAGGTGGCGCGGTTCAACGCCGGTCAGGTGGCCGCGATCCGCGCCCATTCCACCGCACCGATCAGCCACAATTACATGGGCCGCATCGTCGAATTCGACCATTTCACGCTGGGTCGCCAGATGGAAATCGCCACGTGGGACAGTTATCCCTTGGGCTTTCTCGAAGACCGGCTCGAAGAACCACCCGAGGTCAAGCGCCACTACGCCCGTCAGGGCGACCCGGATTTCCAGGCCTTTCACCATGACCTCTACCGCGCCGTCGCTGCGCAATTCCCCTCGGGCGACCTGCCGCGCTGGTGGGTGATGGAACAACAGCCGGGCCCGGTGAACTGGGCCCCGCACAACCCCGCGCCCGCACCCGGCATGGTGCGGCTCTGGACGTGGGAGGCCTTTGCCCATGGCGCGGAATGCGTCAGCTATTTCCGCTGGCGGCAGGCCCCGTTCGGTCAGGAACAATATCACGCAGGCCTCCTGCGCCCCGACAGCGTGCCCGCTCCCGGCTACCACGAGGCGGCCGAGGTCGCGCGCGAACTGGCCACAGCCCCGATGGTCGAGATGGCGCAGGCCCCCGTCGCGCTGGTCTTCGATTATGCCTCCGCCTGGGCCTGGGCGGTGCAGCCGCAGGGGCAGGGCTGCGATTATTTCCGGCTGGTATTCGAGATCTATCGCGGCCTGCGGAAACTGGGCCTTTCGATCGACATCCTGCCGCCCGATACCGCCCGCCTCAACGGCTACAGGCTGGTGCTGGTGCCCGCCGTCGTGACCCTGTCCGAGCCCTTGAAACGGGCCCTGGCCATGACCGGGGCGCAGGTCCTGATCGGGCCCCGCAGCAATGCCAAGACCGCCGCGCTGTCCATTCCCTTGCCCTTGCCGCCCGCTCTCCCCGGCCTCGATGTCACCGTATCGCGGGTCGAGACGTTGCGGCCCGACATGCCCCTACCGATGGCAGGCGCGGGTCACGTCACGCTCTGGCGCGAAGAGCTGGAGGGCGGGGCCGAGGTGCTCGACCGCGACGCCGACGGGCGCCCGGTCACCATGCGCGCCGGAAACCTCACCTATCTGGGCGGTTGGCCCGATCCGGCCTTCCTGCGGCACCTTGTGATCCGGGCTTGCGATGCGGCGGGGGTCGCAACGCTCGACCTGCCGCCGGACATAAGGGTGCGGCAGGCCGGCAAAACGCGCTTTGTCTTCAACCACGGCCCCGGCCCCGTGACCTTCGACGGTGTCACCCTGCCGCCCGCAGGCGTGCTGCGCCAAGGACCAGCCTAG
- a CDS encoding SMP-30/gluconolactonase/LRE family protein — MSLAVFDDRPCILGEGPLWHPGRGQVFWFDIMGKCLMTRDASGPRDWLFDRHASAAGWVDDDTLLIATETDLCRFSLSTGQAAPLVALEADNPRTRSNDGRADPMGGFWIGTMGKAAEAGAGTLYRYCRGELRCLRKGITIPNATCFAPDGRTAYFADTADHIVWRITLDAEGWPMGDWQVFLDHRDSGLNPDGAVVDADGHLIVAEWGASRVARYAPDGNLVEEIALPVPQPSCPALGGGDLSTLYVTTARQGLSAAALHAAPLSGQTFAIATGWRGQAEHRVIL; from the coding sequence ATGAGCCTGGCCGTCTTCGACGACCGTCCCTGCATCCTTGGCGAAGGGCCGCTATGGCATCCCGGGCGCGGGCAAGTGTTCTGGTTCGACATCATGGGCAAATGCCTGATGACCCGCGATGCCTCGGGTCCGCGCGATTGGCTGTTCGACCGCCACGCTTCGGCCGCCGGATGGGTCGATGACGACACGCTCCTGATCGCGACCGAAACCGACCTGTGCCGCTTTTCCCTGTCGACCGGTCAGGCCGCGCCCCTTGTGGCGCTGGAGGCCGACAATCCCCGCACCCGGTCGAATGACGGACGCGCCGATCCGATGGGTGGCTTCTGGATCGGCACGATGGGCAAGGCGGCCGAGGCGGGCGCGGGGACGCTCTACCGCTATTGTCGGGGTGAGCTGCGCTGCCTGCGCAAGGGCATCACCATCCCCAATGCCACCTGTTTCGCCCCCGATGGCCGCACCGCCTATTTCGCGGATACGGCAGACCATATCGTCTGGCGCATCACGCTGGATGCCGAGGGCTGGCCCATGGGGGATTGGCAGGTCTTTCTCGATCACCGGGACAGCGGCCTCAACCCCGATGGCGCGGTGGTGGATGCCGATGGGCACCTGATCGTCGCAGAATGGGGCGCATCCCGCGTCGCGCGCTATGCGCCGGATGGAAATCTTGTAGAAGAAATTGCCCTGCCCGTGCCGCAACCCTCCTGTCCGGCCTTGGGCGGCGGCGATCTTTCCACGCTCTACGTCACAACCGCCCGCCAGGGGCTCTCTGCCGCAGCGCTCCATGCCGCGCCGCTTTCGGGGCAGACCTTTGCCATCGCCACGGGCTGGCGCGGACAGGCGGAACACCGGGTGATCCTGTGA
- a CDS encoding 2-dehydro-3-deoxy-6-phosphogalactonate aldolase produces MTPDRNLIAILRGLTPEEALPVGEALLDAGITRIEVPLNSPRPLDSIRRLADHLGQHALIGAGTVLAPDEVREVADAGGRLIVSPNFDTDVVAETKRLGLLSFPGVLTPSECFAALKARADGLKIFPAFQMGIDGLVAIRAVLPKGAQLYMVGGIGPEAFADWLGAGANGFGLGSSLYKPGLSASEVGARARRMVAAWDDATRGVAV; encoded by the coding sequence ATGACACCCGACCGCAACCTGATCGCCATCCTGCGCGGCCTCACCCCGGAGGAGGCCCTGCCCGTCGGCGAGGCCTTGCTTGACGCCGGCATCACCCGGATCGAGGTGCCGCTGAATTCGCCGCGCCCGCTCGACAGCATCCGCCGCCTTGCCGATCATCTGGGCCAGCATGCCTTGATCGGGGCGGGCACCGTTCTGGCCCCCGACGAGGTGCGCGAGGTCGCGGATGCAGGCGGCCGGCTGATCGTGTCGCCGAATTTCGACACCGACGTGGTGGCCGAAACCAAGCGTCTCGGCCTGTTGAGCTTTCCCGGCGTTCTGACCCCGTCCGAATGTTTCGCGGCGCTCAAGGCGCGTGCCGATGGGCTCAAGATCTTTCCCGCCTTCCAGATGGGGATCGACGGCTTGGTGGCGATCCGCGCTGTTCTGCCCAAGGGTGCGCAGCTCTACATGGTGGGTGGCATCGGCCCCGAGGCGTTTGCCGATTGGCTGGGCGCGGGGGCGAATGGCTTTGGCCTCGGATCGTCGCTCTACAAACCGGGGCTTTCGGCGTCAGAGGTGGGCGCGCGCGCCCGCCGCATGGTCGCCGCATGGGACGATGCGACCAGGGGTGTCGCGGTATGA
- a CDS encoding 2-dehydro-3-deoxygalactonokinase: protein MSGSATYADWIAVDWGTTHLRAWAIGADGSIRAEAVSSKGMGALARDGFEPALLDLVEDWLGGGKTPVLACGMVGAKQGWEEAPYVPIPAKPAELVPMRATAPRDPRLSLAIVPGLKQANPPDVMRGEETQIAGFLAREPGFDGILCLPGTHTKWVHLSAGEVVSFQTCMTGEMFDLLARQSVLRHSVAGEALDPETFAGAVSDTLSRPERLAQRLFTIRADATLNGTGATVSRARLSGALIGAELAATRPYWLGQQVVVAGAPALADLYARALATQGASARALDAAPLTLAGLARIRATQKEASLA, encoded by the coding sequence ATGAGCGGAAGCGCGACATATGCCGACTGGATCGCGGTCGATTGGGGCACCACCCATCTGCGCGCCTGGGCCATCGGGGCCGATGGCAGCATCCGGGCCGAGGCGGTGTCGTCCAAGGGGATGGGCGCGCTTGCGCGGGACGGGTTCGAGCCGGCGCTACTTGATCTTGTAGAAGATTGGCTTGGAGGTGGAAAAACCCCGGTTCTCGCCTGCGGCATGGTCGGCGCGAAACAGGGCTGGGAAGAGGCGCCCTATGTCCCGATCCCGGCAAAACCCGCCGAGCTGGTGCCGATGCGCGCCACCGCCCCCCGCGACCCAAGGCTGTCGCTTGCCATCGTGCCCGGTCTGAAACAGGCAAACCCGCCCGACGTGATGCGCGGCGAGGAAACGCAGATTGCCGGGTTTCTTGCCCGTGAGCCCGGGTTCGACGGCATCCTGTGCCTGCCCGGAACCCATACCAAATGGGTGCATCTGAGCGCGGGCGAGGTCGTCAGTTTCCAGACCTGCATGACAGGCGAGATGTTCGACCTGCTCGCCCGCCAAAGCGTCCTGCGCCATTCCGTGGCGGGGGAGGCGCTGGACCCGGAAACCTTTGCCGGGGCTGTGTCCGACACGCTGTCGCGGCCCGAACGGCTGGCGCAGCGGCTGTTCACGATCCGGGCCGATGCCACGCTGAATGGCACGGGTGCCACCGTGTCGCGCGCGCGCCTGTCCGGCGCCTTGATCGGTGCGGAACTGGCGGCCACCCGGCCCTATTGGCTGGGCCAGCAGGTCGTGGTTGCGGGGGCACCGGCACTGGCCGATCTTTATGCCCGCGCGCTTGCCACGCAGGGGGCGTCGGCCCGCGCGCTCGATGCCGCGCCGCTGACCTTGGCCGGGCTTGCCCGCATCCGCGCCACCCAGAAGGAAGCAAGCCTCGCATGA
- a CDS encoding SDR family NAD(P)-dependent oxidoreductase, producing MTAIYPDLDGQSVFITGGGSGIGAALTEGFLRQGCRVAFVQRSDATPFCDAMEAATGRRPHAMRCDITDIPALQAAIAEASAVNGPVTVLVNNAANDQRHTTAEVTEDFWDWSQAINLKCYFFAAQAVIDGMRAAGGGAIINVSSISYMMGNAGYPAYTTANGGITAMTRSLAREFGPDRIRVNALMPGWVLTQKQLDKWAKPEDLAAHMERMCLKEHLVPEDIVGGMLFLASDASRAMTGQALVIDGGVVTTG from the coding sequence ATGACCGCGATCTACCCCGATCTTGACGGGCAATCCGTCTTCATCACCGGCGGCGGCTCGGGCATCGGTGCCGCCCTGACCGAAGGTTTCTTGCGGCAGGGGTGTCGCGTCGCCTTTGTCCAGCGCTCGGATGCCACGCCCTTTTGCGATGCGATGGAGGCGGCGACGGGCCGCCGTCCGCATGCGATGCGCTGCGACATCACCGATATCCCCGCGCTGCAAGCCGCCATCGCCGAGGCCTCTGCCGTCAACGGGCCGGTCACGGTCCTGGTGAACAATGCCGCCAATGACCAGCGCCACACCACCGCCGAAGTGACCGAAGATTTCTGGGACTGGTCGCAGGCGATCAACCTGAAATGCTATTTCTTCGCGGCCCAAGCCGTCATCGACGGCATGCGCGCTGCGGGCGGCGGGGCCATCATCAACGTCTCGTCGATTTCCTACATGATGGGGAATGCGGGCTATCCGGCCTATACAACGGCCAATGGCGGGATCACGGCGATGACCCGCAGCCTTGCCCGCGAATTCGGGCCCGATCGCATCCGGGTGAATGCGCTGATGCCGGGTTGGGTGCTCACGCAAAAGCAGCTCGACAAATGGGCCAAGCCCGAGGATCTGGCCGCGCATATGGAAAGGATGTGCCTCAAGGAACATCTGGTTCCCGAGGATATCGTGGGGGGCATGTTGTTTCTTGCCTCCGATGCCTCGCGGGCGATGACGGGACAGGCGCTGGTGATCGACGGCGGCGTGGTGACGACAGGATGA
- a CDS encoding alpha-glucosidase/alpha-galactosidase, which produces MTKLAFIGAGSTIFMKNIVGDMLHVPALRDARIALMDIDPQRLDESRMVAEKMIATMGTGAVVEATTDRARALDGADFVVTAFQIGGYRPSTVIDFDIPKAYGLRQTIADTLGVGGIMRGLRTVPHLWAVAEDMARLCPDATLLQYVNPMAINTMALAERFPRLKQAGLCHSVQNTVEELAYDLDLPAHDIRYRVAGVNHVAFFLRLEHQGRDLYPALRDGYRTGRLPKTPIQRPHCTNKVRYEVMEHLGYFCTESSEHLAEYVPWFIKDGREDIIADMGIPLDEYPARCEIQMAEWAAQAKALKAAAGIEVRKSHEFAAEMMNAIVTDTPYVAYANLPNRGQIPQLPLGAAVETPALVDGNGVQPSVVTDIPPQLVALMRSQINVQELVVRALMEENIEHVYHAAYMDPHTAAELDLRQIRSLITDLLAAHGDMLPEFARTRRAA; this is translated from the coding sequence ATGACGAAACTCGCCTTCATAGGCGCGGGGTCCACGATCTTCATGAAGAATATCGTGGGGGACATGCTGCATGTCCCGGCCCTCAGGGATGCGCGGATCGCCTTGATGGACATCGACCCGCAGCGGCTGGATGAATCCCGGATGGTGGCGGAAAAGATGATCGCGACCATGGGCACGGGCGCCGTGGTCGAGGCGACGACGGATCGTGCCCGCGCGCTGGATGGGGCCGATTTCGTCGTCACGGCCTTCCAGATCGGGGGCTATCGCCCCTCCACCGTGATCGATTTCGACATCCCCAAGGCTTACGGGTTGCGCCAGACCATTGCCGATACGCTGGGCGTGGGCGGCATCATGCGGGGCCTTCGGACCGTGCCGCATCTTTGGGCCGTGGCCGAGGATATGGCGCGGCTTTGCCCCGATGCGACGCTGTTGCAATACGTCAACCCGATGGCAATCAACACCATGGCGCTGGCCGAACGCTTTCCGCGGCTGAAACAGGCGGGGCTTTGCCATTCGGTGCAGAACACGGTCGAGGAATTGGCTTACGATCTGGACCTGCCCGCCCACGACATCCGCTACCGGGTGGCGGGGGTGAACCATGTCGCCTTTTTCCTGCGGCTGGAACATCAGGGCCGCGATCTCTATCCCGCGCTGCGGGATGGATACCGCACTGGCCGCCTGCCCAAGACGCCGATCCAGCGCCCGCATTGCACCAACAAGGTGCGCTACGAAGTGATGGAGCATCTGGGCTATTTCTGCACCGAAAGCTCGGAACATCTGGCCGAATACGTGCCGTGGTTCATCAAGGACGGGCGCGAGGACATCATCGCCGACATGGGCATCCCGCTGGATGAATACCCCGCGCGTTGCGAAATCCAGATGGCGGAATGGGCCGCGCAGGCCAAGGCGCTCAAGGCCGCGGCCGGGATCGAGGTCAGGAAATCCCACGAATTCGCCGCCGAGATGATGAATGCCATCGTGACCGACACGCCCTATGTCGCCTATGCGAACCTGCCAAATCGGGGCCAGATCCCGCAATTGCCGTTGGGGGCGGCGGTGGAAACGCCCGCGCTGGTCGATGGCAACGGGGTTCAGCCTTCGGTCGTCACCGATATCCCGCCGCAACTGGTCGCGCTGATGCGCAGCCAGATCAACGTGCAGGAACTGGTCGTGCGCGCGCTGATGGAGGAGAACATCGAACACGTCTACCACGCCGCCTACATGGACCCGCATACAGCGGCCGAACTGGACCTGCGCCAGATCCGCAGCCTGATCACGGATCTTCTGGCGGCGCATGGCGACATGCTGCCGGAATTCGCGCGGACGCGGAGGGCGGCATGA
- a CDS encoding carbohydrate ABC transporter permease, which produces MFPTPIEKRSRAAQITYQSLLPLALILWLLPLIAVMLFSIRPFSDFGAGNYWGMPSSFEFFTNYGRVFFESDMPRYLMNSVLITVPTVVGAVALSCMTGFALGIYRFRGNLLIFFMFIAGNFVPFQILMVPVRDLTVNMGLYDTKLGLVLFHIAFQTGFCTLFMRNFIRALPYELIEAARVEGVAEWRIFWFVVLPLMRPAIAALAVLVFTFIWNDYFWALVLTQGPGAQPVTAGITSFNSQYVAQYHLMSAGSIVAAIPPVAIFFLMQKHFIAGLTLGAVK; this is translated from the coding sequence ATGTTTCCCACACCGATCGAAAAACGCTCGCGCGCGGCGCAGATCACCTACCAGTCGCTGTTGCCGCTGGCGCTGATCCTGTGGCTCTTGCCGCTCATCGCCGTGATGCTGTTCTCGATCCGCCCGTTTTCGGATTTCGGCGCGGGCAATTACTGGGGCATGCCGTCGAGCTTCGAGTTCTTCACCAATTACGGGCGGGTGTTCTTTGAAAGCGACATGCCGCGCTACCTGATGAATTCGGTGCTGATCACGGTGCCGACGGTGGTGGGGGCGGTGGCGCTGTCCTGCATGACGGGCTTTGCGCTGGGCATTTACCGGTTCCGGGGCAACCTGTTGATCTTCTTCATGTTCATCGCGGGCAATTTCGTGCCCTTCCAGATCCTGATGGTGCCGGTGCGTGACCTGACGGTGAACATGGGGCTTTATGACACCAAGCTGGGGCTTGTCCTGTTCCACATCGCGTTCCAGACGGGGTTCTGCACGCTCTTCATGCGCAATTTCATCCGCGCGCTGCCCTATGAGCTGATCGAGGCCGCGCGGGTCGAAGGCGTGGCGGAATGGCGGATCTTCTGGTTCGTGGTCCTGCCCTTGATGCGACCCGCCATCGCGGCGCTGGCGGTCCTGGTCTTCACCTTCATCTGGAACGATTATTTCTGGGCGCTGGTGCTGACGCAGGGGCCGGGGGCGCAACCCGTGACGGCGGGCATCACATCCTTCAATTCGCAATACGTGGCCCAATACCACCTGATGAGCGCGGGCAGCATCGTGGCGGCGATCCCGCCTGTGGCGATCTTTTTCCTGATGCAGAAGCATTTCATCGCGGGCCTGACACTCGGAGCGGTCAAATGA
- a CDS encoding carbohydrate ABC transporter permease: MTDTSRDTATWMQRNRMTVTPILFLLPGLLFFAVYVIIPIFQSFQISLYDWDGLGAATYVGLENYRELGTDRNFEISLWNNVKWLALYLLAIPLGLFIALFLNQTVVGIRLYKSLFFFPFVLSQVVVGLVFSWFYLPREGLLNAALQFFGLGTVNILGDPDLATYGIIAAGLWPQTAYCMILYLTGLNAVDPEQVEAGRLDGAKGWKMLWYVILPQLKPATFIAFVVTIIGALRSFDLISVMTNGGPFGSTRVLSFYMFEQALGEYGFRMGYGSAIAVVLFLIMLVFIGYFLWQMWRDERAARHG, encoded by the coding sequence ATGACCGACACCAGCCGCGACACGGCGACATGGATGCAGCGCAACCGCATGACGGTGACGCCGATCCTGTTCCTGTTGCCGGGGCTGTTGTTCTTTGCCGTCTATGTCATCATCCCGATCTTCCAGAGCTTTCAGATCTCGCTCTACGATTGGGACGGTTTGGGCGCGGCCACCTATGTTGGCCTCGAGAATTACCGCGAGCTTGGCACCGACCGGAATTTCGAGATTTCGCTCTGGAACAACGTGAAATGGCTGGCGCTGTACCTGCTGGCCATCCCCTTGGGCCTGTTCATCGCGCTGTTCCTGAACCAGACGGTCGTGGGCATCCGTCTTTACAAATCGCTGTTCTTTTTCCCCTTCGTGCTCAGCCAGGTCGTCGTGGGCCTCGTGTTCAGCTGGTTCTACCTGCCGCGCGAGGGGCTCTTGAACGCGGCGCTGCAATTCTTCGGGCTTGGCACGGTCAACATCCTGGGCGACCCGGATCTTGCCACCTATGGCATCATCGCTGCGGGGCTTTGGCCGCAGACGGCCTATTGCATGATCCTGTATCTCACCGGCCTGAACGCCGTGGACCCCGAACAGGTGGAGGCCGGGCGGCTGGATGGCGCCAAGGGCTGGAAGATGCTGTGGTATGTCATCCTGCCCCAACTCAAGCCTGCGACCTTCATCGCCTTTGTCGTGACGATCATCGGGGCGCTGCGCAGTTTCGACCTGATCTCGGTCATGACGAATGGCGGGCCGTTCGGGTCCACGCGCGTCCTGTCCTTCTACATGTTCGAACAGGCGCTGGGCGAATACGGGTTCCGCATGGGCTATGGATCGGCCATCGCGGTGGTCTTGTTCCTGATCATGCTCGTCTTCATCGGCTATTTCCTGTGGCAGATGTGGCGCGACGAACGCGCCGCGCGGCACGGGTAA